One Salvia splendens isolate huo1 chromosome 12, SspV2, whole genome shotgun sequence genomic window carries:
- the LOC121756914 gene encoding late blight resistance protein R1-A-like, which yields MADAATEFLLNNLKELVQHEAHLINDTEGNIKKLESDLLHFQAFLKDTVKMRKSNERIKLMRKEIHDAVYDVEDIIDAFMVKNREAGTSSRFIKKILTGHKKLLNLHSIGQTVEGISGRVTQLRNDINLITDDDKKDTPSEPRPPRKDKNVVGFADVTERLIRRLTQDADGLDVISLTGMFGLGKTTLAWKIYNDPEIILKFPTRVWITVSAKFTKKDIFLRILGQLTTLNPDMRAKDDEELADIVYNYLREGTFLIVMDDVWSILAWEQLKKALPLQDNKSKVLLTSREESVGSAASKPRPFEPLRPFEPEESWELFRLEALGKLECPSQLVKVGNKIAYDCDGLPLAIVVIGGILYELSDPKNVFATKREWIKVSEDVNSYLKDDPQERMTKFISLSYESLPHYLRPCFLYLGLFPEDYEISASKLIRMWIGEGFIQQKDARTSLEEVGQNYLKDLVSRNLVKALKFRADGNIKTCQIHDTLRDFCRSEAATENFLQEIRLNEQGHCVPPISEWCRRLSIHSDCKSYISSKCLTPRARSFVCFSKEPCDDLSGKESTNLIKAFKFLRVFDIQPLILKDIDTDLYTLIHMRYIALFITLSMLSPDFNKISNMQTLIINTTSPTLAVKANIWKMRYLRYFKTNASATLPAAKSSSDCANELQTLGLISVESCKELHLRAPNLKKLGIRGKLALLSDEKGPFDSVRKMRYLGKLKLVNDKAQDTERLNCLPKVDQFPSGLTSLTLCWTSLKWQEISILRSLQKLEVLKLKYQAFIGSTWELEDAGGGFPSLQFLQIEQTDLAFWQAKPHHYPKLRSLVLKNCDKLRDIPLDLAKVKSFKMLDLTTCTDAVDAARDIAAENENIFGKDSEFKLSIFPPPPPAPAK from the exons atggcGGACGCAGCAACAGAGTTCCTGCTGAACAACCTGAAGGAGCTGGTGCAGCACGAAGCCCATTTGATCAACGACACGGAGGGAAACATCAAGAAGTTGGAAAGCGATCTACTCCACTTCCAAGCCTTCCTCAAGGACACGGTGAAGATGAGGAAAAGCAACGAGCGAATAAAGCTGATGCGGAAGGAGATTCACGATGCTGTTTATGACGTCGAAGACATCATTGATGCATTCATGGTAAAGAACAGAGAAGCAGGGACGAGTAGTCGGTTTATCAAAAAAATCCTGACTGGCCACAAAAAGCTGCTCAATCTCCACAGCATTGGGCAGACGGTGGAGGGCATCAGCGGCCGAGTCACACAGTTGAGGAATGACATCAACCTCATCACCGACGACGACAAAAAGGATACACCTTCTGAG CCTCGACCACCAAGAAAGGACAAGAATGTGGTGGGCTTTGCAGACGTGACCGAACGCCTCATACGCCGTTTGACTCAAGATGCCGACGGTCTTGATGTCATTTCTCTGACTGGTATGTTTGGGCTGGGCAAGACGACGTTGGCATGGAAGATTTATAATGATCCTGAAATCATCTTAAAGTTCCCTACCCGCGTATGGATTACTGTTTCAGCAAAGTTCACAAAGAAAGATATTTTTTTACGGATACTCGGCCAACTTACCACTCTAAACCCCGACATGCGCGCCAAAGATGACGAGGAATTAGCTGATATTGTTTACAATTATCTCCGGGAGGGCACTTTCCTAATAGTGATGGATGATGTATGGAGCATACTTGCTTGGGAACAACTTAAAAAGGCTCTCCCGTTACAAGACAACAAAAGTAAAGTCTTGCTCACCAGTCGTGAAGAGAGTGTGGGAAGCGCTGCTAGTAAGCCAAGACCCTTCGAGCCATTGCGGCCCTTTGAGCCAGAAGAAAGCTGGGAGCTGTTCCGGTTGGAGGCACTGGGCAAGCTCGAATGCCCTTCTCAACTGGTAAAAGTCGGGAATAAAATTGCATATGATTGTGATGGACTGCCACTTGCGATAGTAGTCATAGGAGGCATCCTCTACGAGTTATCAGACCCAAAAAATGTGTTTGCAACTAAAAGGGAATGGATTAAAGTGTCGGAAGATGTGAACTCATATCTCAAAGACGACCCGCAAGAACGCATGACAAAATTCATATCTTTGAGTTATGAGAGCCTACCTCACTATTTGCGACCTTGCTTTCTCTATCTGGGACTGTTCCCAGAAGACTATGAGATTTCAGCTTCGAAATTGATCCGCATGTGGATTGGAGAAGGGTTCATACAGCAGAAGGATGCCCGTACTTCATTGGAGGAGGTTGGACAGAATTATTTGAAGGATCTCGTCAGTAGAAACTTGGTCAAAGCTCTCAAGTTTAGAGCTGATGGTAATATCAAAACATGCCAGATTCATGATACCTTGCGTGATTTCTGCCGCAGTGAAGCTGCAACTGAAAACTTTCTCCAAGAGATCAGGCTCAATGAACAAGGACATTGTGTACCTCCAATCTCTGAGTGGTGCCGCCGTCTTTCTATTCATTCCGATTGCAAGAGCTATATCTCATCAAAATGTCTTACTCCTCGTGCCCGctcatttgtttgtttttccaaGGAGCCCTGTGATGACCTGTCTGGGAAAGAAAGCACAAACCTCATTAAAGCCTTTAAGTTTCTTAGAGTTTTCGATATTCAACCCTTGATATTGAAGGATATCGATACTGACCTCTACACTTTGATCCATATGAGGTACATTGCCTTGTTCATCACTTTGTCGATGCTTTCTCcagatttcaacaagatttcCAACATGCAAACTCTTATCATCAACACCACATCCCCTACCCTCGCTGTTAAAGCCAACATATGGAAGATGAGGTACTTGAGGTATTTTAAGACAAATGCCTCTGCAACTTTGCCCGCGGCCAAGTCATCATCTGATTGTGCAAATGAGCTTCAAACACTGGGCTTAATCTCCGTGGAGAGTTGCAAGGAACTTCATCTGCGGGCTCCCAATCTGAAGAAATTGGGCATCCGTGGGAAACTAGCATTGCTTTCCGACGAAAAGGGACCTTTTGATAGTGTGAGGAAGATGAGATATCTGGGAAAGCTGAAACTAGTAAACGACAAGGCACAAGACACGGAGCGACTGAATTGCCTGCCAAAAGTTGATCAATTCCCATCTGGACTTACAAGCCTCACACTGTGCTGGACTTCCCTCAAATGGCAAGAAATCTCTATTCTCAGATCGCTCCAGAAGCTTGAGGTGCTCAAGCTAAAATATCAAGCATTTATCGGGAGCACCTGGGAGTTAGAAGATGCGGGTGGAGGTTTTCCGTCTCTTCAATTCCTGCAGATTGAACAGACAGATTTAGCTTTCTGGCAGGCTaaaccccatcactaccccaaGCTTAGAAGCCTTGTGCTCAAGAACTGTGACAAGCTTCGTGACATTCCACTTGATCTGGCTAAAGTAAAGAGCTTCAAGATGTTGGATTTGACCACATGCACAGATGCAGTTGACGCGGCCAGGGATATTGCtgctgaaaatgaaaatatatttggCAAAGACTCTGAATTCAAGCTCTCTAtctttcctcctcctcctcctgctCCTGCTAAATGA
- the LOC121759558 gene encoding putative late blight resistance protein homolog R1B-14, translated as MAYAVCHSLIQTVDRILNLDPQKYPISDEGKRQIKDLLAWIESIKLFLQKYPKEAAPFETDVSNAANQAEDVMEHFIYEHYRWNLKAEKMAAVGRPRNRTEILYDFRELDVVMEEISPIAKQMAEIQQQHGVRPATTASSGPVSQPEIDNDTVGLEEYLKNIKGLMCGQPSSQRQIIPITGMGGIGKTTLARTVYNEEDVINEFPVRAWIVVSHNYKVENIFGELLYALEQQIPDTLVDKSETVENKLHRILTLKKYLIVVDDLWSAKAWDDIRKAFGNPNKCDGSRIVITTRDESVASHVTASIPHKMKLMTPENSWILLKKKAFRDRELESDMEKIAWEVVAGCEGLPLAIVLIGGILLEEKMEAWGDIARDVKSAVESTTEFGKRIALSYTYLPVDLRPCFLYMGGFPEDHEIRISKLIKLWIAEGFVGNENEAKDYLYKLVRRNLPLITSLKPNADFKSCNIHDMVRDMAKSQALDENYERRLSIGHTDLTRLARAYASTLRSCLTFQPNESSLGGLRKFKLLRVLDVVDTDAYSLPAPVFELFHLRYLAFGCPMEVPYAISRLQNLRALIVRPSKRLRHHSNDNVDLPLEIWMLPLLTHLVSFFDLLPDPKGAASALKELLTLNVVKKLICTEQIMGLLYNLKKLAITYFGDKYPNEDYQLHNLHLLTQLEKLTLVVKKGSLLEKKAKPVFPKSLKKLTLSGWRFPWEYMKAISTLPELQVLKLRDHAFEGRAWSTIQEDSDDDDDEEEEEEEQEQEEEVGDLFDKLEYLLIQESDLEEWKTKKDHFLGLKRLVLNRCGKLKKIPEDIGNILELKLIEVDRTNDPLLKCVQGIRDYQKEFNDRVLLVRQL; from the exons ATGGCTTATGCTGTTTGCCATTCACTCATCCAAACCGTAGACCGAATCCTGAATCTCGACCCTCAAAAGTACCCTATTTCCGATGAAGGAAAGCGACAGATAAAAGATCTCCTCGCATGGATAGAATCCATCAAACTGTTCCTCCAAAAGTATCCCAAGGAAGCAGCGCCTTTCGAAACAGACGTCAGCAACGCCGCCAACCAAGCCGAAGACGTGATGGAGCACTTCATCTACGAGCACTACCGCTGGAACCTCAAGGCCGAGAAAATGGCCGCTGTCGGCCGCCCACGCAATCGCACAGAGATCCTGTACGATTTCCGTGAGCTGGACGTAGTGATGGAGGAAATCTCCCCCATCGCTAAACAGATGGCGGAGATCCAACAACAGCACGGCGTGCGTCCAGCAACAACAGCCTCGTCCGGCCCGGTGTCCCAGCCTGAGATTGATAATGACACGGTTGGCCTGGAGGagtatttgaaaaatattaaagGTTTGATGTGCGGACAGCCGTCGTCCCAGCGGCAGATCATCCCCATCACGGGGATGGGTGGCATTGGGAAGACGACTCTGGCTAGAACTGTTTACAATGAAGAGGATGTCATCAACGAGTTTCCTGTCCGCGCCTGGATCGTTGTGTCCCATAATTATAAAGTGGAAAACATATTTGGGGAGCTTCTGTATGCACTGGAGCAACAGATTCCTGACACTCTTGTAGACAAAAGTGAGACGGTGGAAAATAAACTGCACAGGATTTTGACACTGAAGAAGTACCTGATTGTGGTGGATGATCTGTGGAGCGCCAAGGCGTGGGACGACATAAGGAAGGCGTTTGGCAACCCCAATAAGTGTGACGGGAGTCGGATTGTGATCACCACCCGGGATGAGAGTGTGGCTTCTCATGTCACCGCTTCCATTCCTCACAAGATGAAGCTCATGACTCCTGAGAATAGTTGGATTCTGCTCAAGAAAAAGGCGTTTCGAGACAGGGAGCTTGAATCGGATATGGAAAAGATCGCGTGGGAAGTTGTTGCCGGTTGTGAAGGATTGCCACTTGCGATCGTGCTTATTGGAG GTATCTTATTAGAGGAGAAAATGGAAGCATGGGGTGACATTGCAAGAGATGTGAAATCCGCGGTTGAGAGTACTACTGAGTTCGGAAAGAGAATCGCGTTGAGTTACACATATCTACCCGTTGATTTGAGGCCATGTTTCTTGTACATGGGTGGTTTTCCGGAAGATCACGAGATCCGGATCTCGAAGCTTATCAAGTTATGGATAGCTGAAGGATTCGTTGGAAATGAAAATGAGGCTAAAGATTACTTGTACAAGCTCGTGAGGCGAAATCTGCCTTTGATCACTTCTCTCAAGCCAAACGCCGATTTCAAAAGCTGCAACATACACGATATGGTCCGTGATATGGCCAAGTCGCAGGCTCTAGATGAGAACTATGAGCGCCGGCTGAGTATTGGCCATACGGATCTCACGCGCCTTGCTAGAGCTTATGCCTCAACGCTGCGGTCGTGTTTGACCTTCCAGCCTAATGAGAGCTCATTAGGCGGACTGCGAAAGTTCAAGTTGCTGAGGGTGCTGGATGTGGTGGACACTGATGCGTACTCGCTCCCAGCTCCCGTGTTCGAGCTCTTTCATTTGAG GTACCTTGCCTTCGGGTGTCCAATGGAGGTTCCATACGCCATATCAAGGCTTCAAAATTTGCGGGCCTTGATAGTTCGCCCGAGCAAGAGGCTGAGGCACCACTCAAACGACAACGTGGATCTCCCCTTGGAGATTTGGATGTTGCCGCTTCTGACTCATCTCGTCTCCTTTTTCGATCTCCTGCCAGATCCAAAAGGAGCGGCCTCCGCTCTGAAGGAGCTGCTCACACTGAATGTGGTGAAGAAGCTTATATGTACAGAACAGATAATGGGATTACTTTACAATTTGAAGAAATTGGCAATCACTTATTTTGGAGATAAATACCCAAATGAAGACTATCAGCTCCACAATCTTCATCTCCTGACTCAACTTGAGAAGCTGACATTAGTTGTGAAGAAAGGCTCTCTTCTTGAGAAAAAAGCAAAGCCTGTTTTCCCGAAATCGCTGAAGAAGTTAACCTTGAGCGGTTGGCGATTCCCTTGGGAATATATGAAGGCTATTTCTACTCTCCCCGAGCTTCAAGTGCTCAAACTGAGAGATCATGCCTTTGAAGGCCGTGCGTGGAGCACTATTCAAGAAGACAgtgatgatgacgatgatgaagaagaagaagaagaagaacaagaacaagaagaagaagtagGGGATTTGTTTGATAAACTAGAATATTTGCTAATTCAGGAATCTGATTTGGAGGAATGGAAGACTAAAAAGGACCATTTCCTAGGTCTGAAACGGCTAGTGCTCAATCGTTGTGGTAAGCTAAAGAAGATTCCGGAAGACATTGGTAACATTTTAGAACTTAAACTGATTGAGGTTGATCGTACGAACGATCCTCTTCTCAAGTGTGTCCAAGGGATCCGTGACTATCAGAAGGAGTTCAATGATCGAGTCCTTCTAGTTCGACAGTTATAA
- the LOC121757390 gene encoding probable disease resistance protein At1g58602 — translation MSWTWKVVDSESKITYEFLVDDKEEDEDEEVVGLEENVKQLLDRAILKNFDHLQIFLIKGMIGIGKTTLARQLYKAGAGPFQCHAWVRISSDTTNREILMKLIKQMVGRYAKPDPPLDEMDNRSLLRMLHGHLRLNNSYFIVSDNMLEETDLKYILKGLPSRDSDGSRSTLLLTSRYEITKTSVNYTHEMKALDSNKSWQLFLKTVNKITRDVNKFSKELERKGKEMLKKCGGLPLAIRDVARQKAKQRLSGMEWEQVFDSVDLSESLKLLEPMYHELEDRVKPHFLYLSFFKENAIMREEKLEQIWAANGLHFVQVTWIFAHQSILEVVKQHYFKKRCRLNPLLHMISIKKAEEEMGLEILRSNGNSRPSPSQNARHRIIRCGREKFNHFTNEDSKQLISLIFHGGGSYLDNASSSYWESFESLKILDMEDFGVKTLSEAIGALVKLRYLGLRNNYIQEIPHSLEHLEKLEVLDIAQNFLVKVPNIIWPMGNLRNLHMSNVIFRKPLKVDVLRNLETLAYISIYDWTYEDPSFRMKLRMLGIEDVDENSDVGKLFASLAKFPNIDALSVRGFRFRSMPCLDEIGGIQRLKVLKVDGRIGRLPNADNLPQEIEYIALINTCLDEDPMPILEKLSSLSKLKLRNAYTGQEMVIQQGGFPKLDALDINELWNLRMIQVGVYGMWSLKKLEINNCPHLETLPKRIRWLSELQKFKMVTTKHNATKIRNSGLTSEIIEEDIQP, via the exons ATGTCATGGACTTGGAAAGTTGTAGATTCCGAGTCCAAAATTACGTATGAGTTCCTCGTTGATGATAAAGAAGAAGACGAAGATGAAGAAGTGGTGGGGTTGGAGGAAAACGTTAAGCAGTTGCTTGACAGAGCGATATTAAAAAATTTTGATCACCTacagatttttttaattaaaggcATGATTGGTATCGGGAAGACAACTCTCGCCAGACAATTGTACAAGGCCGGAGCTGGCCCGTTCCAGTGTCATGCTTGGGTACGCATTTCTAGTGACACGACTAACAGAGAGATACTTATGAAACTTATAAAGCAAATGGTGGGACGATATGCAAAACCCGATCCGCCATTGGATGAAATGGACAACCGAAGTCTCCTACGGATGCTTCACGGGCACCTGCGACTAAATAATTCATATTTCATAGTTTCGGACAATATGCTGGAAGAAACGGATTTGAAGTACATCTTGAAAGGTCTTCCATCTCGAG ACTCTGATGGAAGCAGATCGACGTTGCTGTTAACAAGCCGCTATGAGATTACAAAAACCAGTGTCAATTATACTCATGAGATGAAGGCTTTGGATTCTAATAAGAGCTGGCAATTGTTTTTGAAAACAGTTAATAAAATTACAAGGGATGTGAATAAATTCTCAAAGGAGTTGGAGAGGAAGGGCAAAGAGATGTTGAAAAAATGTGGGGGTTTGCCGTTGGCTATAAGAGATGTTGCAAGGCAGAAAGCAAAACAAAGACTTTCAGGTATGGAATGGGAACAAGTTTTTGATTCAGTTGATTTGAGTGAATCGTTGAAGTTATTGGAACCGATGTATCATGAATTGGAAGACCGTGTCAAGCCACATTTCTTGTATTTGTCCTTTTTTAAGGAAAATGCAATAATGAGAGAAGAAAAGTTGGAACAGATTTGGGCTGCAAATGGATTACATTTCGTACAAGTTACATGGATTTTTGCTCATCAATCGATTCTTGAAGTTGTGAAGCAACACTATTTCAAAAAAAGGTGTCGCCTCAATCCTCTATTACACATGATATCAATCAAAAAGGCAGAAGAGGAAATGGGCTTAGAGATCTTAAGGAGCAATGGAAACAGTAGGCCCTCTCCCTCTCAGAATGCCCGTCATCGTATTATCCGTTGTGGCAGAGAGAAATTTAATCATTTCACAAATGAAGATAGCAAACAACTTATTTCTCTCATCTTCCATGGAGGTGGTAGCTACTTGGACAACGCGAGCTCGTCTTATTGGGAGAGTTTTGAATCACTCAAAATACTTGACATGGAAGATTTTGGGGTGAAGACTTTATCAGAAGCAATCGGTGCGTTGGTTAAGCTAAGATACTTAGGATTGAGAAACAATTACATACAAGAGATCCCACACTCGCTGGAGCATCTGGAAAAACTTGAAGTTCTTGATATAGCACAGAACTTTCTGGTGAAGGTGCCAAATATTATATGGCCAATGGGCAACCTTCGTAATCTCCACATGTCTAATGTGATTTTCCGGAAGCCTTTGAAAGTAGATGTGCTGCGGAATTTGGAGACCCTAGCATACATCTCGATTTATGATTGGACATATGAGGACCCAAGCTTCAGGATGAAACTCCGAATGTTGGGCATTGAAGATGTTGATGAAAACTCGGATGTAGGCAAGCTCTTTGCATCACTAGCTAAGTTTCCGAACATTGATGCTCTTTCCGTGAGAGGGTTTCGTTTTAGAAGCATGCCGTGTTTGGATGAAATTGGTGGTATACAAAGACTCAAGGTACTAAAAGTAGATGGGCGCATAGGTAGGCTACCAAATGCAGATAATCTACCTCAAGAGATTGAGTACATAGCATTGATAAATACTTGTCTTGATGAAGACCCCATGCCGATATTAGAGAAGCTCAGTTCCCTAAGCAAGCTCAAACTGCGAAATGCATACACTGGTCAGGAAATGGTGATCCAACAAGGCGGATTTCCTAAGCTTGATGCGCTTGACATCAATGAATTGTGGAATCTTAGAATGATACAAGTTGGTGTTTATGGAATGTGGAGTCTCAAGAAACTAGAAATCAATAACTGTCCACATCTGGAGACACTCCCGAAACGGATTCGGTGGTTGTCTGAACTGCAAAAGTTTAAGATGGTAACAACAAAACACAATGCAACAAAGATCAGAAATTCAGGTTTGACCTCCGAAATTATAGAGGAGGATATCCAACCATAG